A region of Deinococcus rubellus DNA encodes the following proteins:
- the mqnP gene encoding menaquinone biosynthesis prenyltransferase MqnP: MNASSPARPNLKTYLALVKFEHTVFALPFAYAGMLLASQEFRGTGWPGLATLIWVTLAMAGARTAAMGANRVIDRAIDARNPRTAGREVPIGKVSPAQAWGLVVVSLTVMTLAAAQLNPLCLALLPVAVVFLIGYPYIKRFSWLCHVWLGVTDGAAAAGGWVAVTGQFGAGAWILWAIVIFWMVGLDVIYATMDYDFDRESGVKSIPARFGIPLSLKIAAVSHALTFMLLIVLGVVLGASFWYFLAALAMGAILLYEHRLVNPNDLTRANIAFFDANMWLALTMLAGVVADVAWRTLR, from the coding sequence GTGAACGCCTCCAGCCCTGCACGCCCCAACCTCAAGACCTACCTGGCCCTGGTCAAATTCGAGCACACCGTGTTTGCCCTGCCGTTTGCCTACGCTGGGATGCTGCTGGCCTCGCAGGAGTTTCGCGGCACCGGCTGGCCTGGCCTGGCGACGCTCATTTGGGTCACGCTGGCGATGGCCGGGGCCAGAACTGCCGCGATGGGCGCAAACCGGGTCATTGACCGCGCCATCGACGCCAGAAACCCCCGCACGGCGGGCCGGGAAGTGCCCATTGGCAAAGTCAGTCCGGCCCAGGCCTGGGGCCTGGTGGTGGTCAGCCTGACCGTGATGACGCTGGCGGCGGCGCAACTCAATCCGCTGTGTCTGGCGCTGCTGCCCGTCGCGGTGGTGTTCCTGATCGGCTACCCGTACATCAAGCGCTTTTCCTGGCTGTGCCACGTCTGGCTGGGCGTCACCGACGGTGCGGCGGCGGCAGGTGGCTGGGTCGCCGTGACCGGACAGTTCGGGGCGGGGGCCTGGATTCTGTGGGCCATCGTCATTTTCTGGATGGTGGGCCTGGACGTGATCTACGCCACGATGGACTACGACTTCGACCGCGAGAGCGGGGTGAAGAGTATCCCGGCCCGCTTTGGCATCCCGCTGAGCCTCAAGATCGCTGCTGTGAGCCATGCCCTGACTTTCATGCTGCTGATCGTGCTGGGTGTGGTGCTGGGTGCGAGTTTCTGGTACTTCCTGGCGGCCCTGGCGATGGGTGCAATTCTGCTCTACGAGCACCGGCTGGTCAACCCGAACGACCTCACCAGGGCCAACATCGCCTTCTTCGACGCCAACATGTGGCTGGCGCTGACCATGCTGGCGGGCGTGGTGGCAGACGTGGCGTGGCGGACCCTGCGCTGA
- a CDS encoding CoxG family protein: MSPHTFQGSNIVAAPRARVWAMLQDPAVLARVVPGLSDAAQDGEGQMRAVLNVNVGPVKGRFKTIVRVLGAQSPDRMDLEVEGKTITGTALLHTQMIFTDLGESTRVDWVASPRLSGLLAGVGGKLIESKARDAGAGQRYADRFFGRLSQEA; encoded by the coding sequence ATGTCACCGCACACCTTTCAAGGCAGCAATATCGTCGCCGCTCCCCGCGCCCGCGTCTGGGCCATGTTGCAAGACCCGGCGGTGCTTGCGCGCGTCGTGCCGGGCCTGAGTGACGCGGCCCAGGACGGCGAGGGGCAGATGCGCGCCGTGCTCAACGTCAACGTCGGGCCGGTCAAGGGCCGCTTCAAGACCATTGTGCGCGTCCTCGGGGCGCAGTCGCCGGATCGCATGGACCTGGAGGTGGAGGGCAAGACCATCACCGGCACGGCCCTGCTGCACACCCAGATGATTTTTACCGATCTGGGCGAGAGTACCCGCGTGGACTGGGTGGCCTCGCCCCGGCTGTCGGGCCTGCTGGCCGGGGTGGGCGGCAAACTGATCGAGAGCAAGGCCAGGGACGCGGGTGCGGGGCAGCGCTACGCGGACCGGTTTTTCGGGCGGCTGAGCCAGGAAGCCTGA
- a CDS encoding CoxG family protein translates to MLLQVQGSHTISAPQERVWALLQDPDVLARCVPGVTEMTATGEDQYNAVLNVSVGPVKGKFQAKVTITDRQPPQQMTLSIDAKSPTGIVTATGTLKLSELEGGKTQIDWEGEPKLRGMLATLAGRLIGGITQQQADIFFANLDKEASQPQTA, encoded by the coding sequence GTGCTTTTGCAAGTTCAGGGATCACATACCATTTCCGCACCGCAAGAGAGGGTCTGGGCGCTGCTGCAAGACCCCGATGTGCTGGCCCGCTGTGTGCCGGGCGTCACTGAGATGACTGCCACTGGTGAAGATCAGTACAACGCCGTTCTGAACGTGTCGGTGGGGCCGGTCAAGGGCAAGTTTCAGGCCAAAGTCACCATCACAGACCGCCAGCCGCCGCAGCAGATGACGCTGAGCATTGATGCCAAGAGTCCCACCGGCATCGTCACCGCCACTGGCACCCTCAAGTTGAGCGAGTTGGAGGGCGGCAAAACCCAGATCGACTGGGAAGGCGAACCCAAGCTGCGCGGGATGCTGGCCACCCTGGCCGGACGCCTCATTGGCGGCATCACCCAGCAGCAGGCCGACATATTTTTTGCCAATCTGGACAAAGAAGCCAGCCAGCCGCAAACCGCTTGA
- a CDS encoding (2Fe-2S)-binding protein, with translation MSLVPITININGTPTPAQVEPRMLLVQFLRDELELTGTHVGCDTSQCGACTVSLNGEAVKSCTIFAVQADGMNVQTIEGIGSMDELHPIQAAFWEQHGLQCGFCTPGMIMASAEIIRRNPDPSEDEIREQLGGNFCRCTGYHNIVRAISSAAAVMREKGAEAGQAADD, from the coding sequence ATGAGTCTTGTCCCGATCACCATCAATATCAACGGCACGCCCACCCCCGCGCAGGTCGAGCCGAGAATGCTGCTCGTTCAGTTTCTGCGCGACGAACTCGAACTCACCGGTACCCACGTCGGCTGCGATACCAGCCAGTGCGGGGCGTGCACCGTCAGCCTGAACGGTGAGGCGGTCAAGAGCTGCACCATCTTCGCCGTGCAGGCCGACGGCATGAACGTGCAGACCATCGAGGGCATCGGCAGCATGGACGAGCTGCACCCGATTCAGGCCGCCTTCTGGGAGCAGCACGGGTTGCAGTGCGGCTTTTGCACGCCGGGCATGATCATGGCCTCGGCTGAAATCATCCGCCGCAATCCCGACCCCAGCGAAGACGAGATCAGAGAGCAACTCGGCGGGAATTTCTGCCGCTGCACCGGCTACCACAACATCGTCAGGGCGATCAGCTCGGCGGCGGCAGTCATGCGTGAGAAAGGCGCGGAGGCGGGTCAGGCGGCGGACGACTGA
- a CDS encoding xanthine dehydrogenase family protein molybdopterin-binding subunit encodes MTQLPDSNYKAPEGPQKYIGKAMKRVEDPRFITGQGHYTDDINVHGQLHAAMLRSPYAHARIGTIDASAALALKGVHGVLTGQDLADAKVGSIPTGWLLPDLKIPPHPAIAHGEVHYVGDIVAVVIAESRALAEDAVALIEVDLEPLDAVSLGSQALAQGAAEVHPEAPGNVAFNWEIGDAAAADELFKQADHVVSLKLRNHRLVPNAIEPRASLAQYQRSSEEFTLHTTSQNPHIHRLMLAAFVLGIPEHKLRVISPDVGGGFGSKIFQYPEEVIVLFAAKKLNRPVKWAARRSESFVSDMQGRDHESEAQLALTKDGKMLALKVDTIANMGAYLTTFAPAVPTYLYGTLLNGVYKFGAVHAKVTGVFTNTVPVDAYRGAGRPEATYLVERIVSKAASELGMDAAELRRKNFIQPEDFPYQTPVALVYDSGNYEPALDKALKMVGYQDLLKEQAEGRKNGRYIGIGFSTYVEACGLAPSALVGQLGAQAGQWESAVVRVMPTGKIEVLTGSHSHGQGHETTFAQIAAEEFGIPMEDVVIVHGDTGKMPFGWGTYGSRSAAVGGSALKMALGRIKDKATKIAAHLLEAAPEDIEVADGQFKVKGVPEGGKSFFDVALMAHLAHNLPEGMEPGLEAQYMYDPKNFVYPFGTHIAVVELDADTGHVQMIKYVCVDDCGPLINPLVVEGQVHGGIAQGFGQAILEETVYDEDGTMLTGSFMEYSMPRAEDLPMFEIDHTVTPSPHNPLGVKGIGESGTIASTAAVANAVNDALQAFGHHHVDMPFTPEKVWRAMKGGVQQLGQAADD; translated from the coding sequence ATGACCCAGCTTCCCGATTCCAACTACAAGGCCCCCGAAGGGCCGCAGAAATACATCGGCAAGGCGATGAAACGGGTGGAAGACCCGCGCTTCATCACCGGGCAGGGACACTACACCGATGACATCAACGTGCATGGGCAGCTTCATGCGGCGATGCTCCGCAGCCCCTACGCACACGCCAGGATCGGCACCATCGACGCCTCAGCCGCCCTGGCGCTGAAAGGGGTCCACGGCGTGCTGACCGGGCAGGACCTGGCCGACGCCAAAGTCGGCAGCATTCCCACCGGCTGGCTGCTGCCCGACCTCAAGATTCCGCCGCACCCGGCGATTGCTCACGGCGAAGTGCACTATGTGGGCGACATCGTGGCCGTGGTCATTGCCGAGTCGCGGGCACTGGCTGAGGACGCCGTGGCCCTCATTGAGGTCGACTTGGAGCCGCTGGACGCCGTGTCATTGGGCAGCCAGGCACTGGCCCAGGGCGCAGCCGAAGTGCATCCCGAAGCGCCCGGCAACGTGGCCTTCAACTGGGAAATTGGCGACGCCGCCGCTGCCGACGAGCTGTTCAAGCAGGCCGACCATGTGGTGAGCCTCAAGCTCCGTAACCACCGACTGGTGCCGAACGCCATCGAGCCGCGCGCGAGCCTGGCGCAGTACCAGCGCTCCAGCGAGGAATTCACGCTGCACACCACCTCGCAAAACCCGCACATTCACCGACTGATGCTGGCGGCCTTCGTGCTGGGCATTCCCGAGCACAAGCTGCGCGTCATCTCGCCGGACGTGGGCGGCGGCTTCGGCTCCAAGATCTTCCAGTACCCCGAAGAAGTGATCGTGCTGTTTGCCGCCAAGAAGCTCAACCGCCCGGTCAAGTGGGCCGCCCGCCGCTCCGAGAGCTTCGTGTCCGACATGCAGGGCCGCGATCATGAGTCCGAGGCGCAACTGGCCCTGACCAAGGACGGCAAGATGCTGGCCCTCAAGGTGGACACCATCGCCAACATGGGCGCGTACCTGACCACCTTCGCCCCCGCTGTGCCGACCTACCTCTACGGCACGCTGCTCAACGGCGTCTACAAGTTCGGCGCGGTGCACGCCAAGGTCACGGGTGTCTTTACCAACACCGTGCCGGTGGACGCCTACCGGGGAGCCGGACGCCCGGAAGCCACCTACCTTGTCGAGCGGATCGTCAGCAAGGCCGCTTCCGAACTGGGGATGGACGCCGCCGAACTGCGCCGCAAGAACTTCATCCAGCCTGAAGATTTCCCGTACCAGACCCCGGTGGCGCTGGTCTACGACTCGGGCAACTACGAACCTGCGCTCGACAAAGCACTGAAGATGGTCGGCTATCAGGACTTGCTTAAAGAGCAGGCCGAGGGCCGCAAGAACGGGCGCTACATCGGCATCGGCTTCTCGACCTACGTGGAAGCCTGCGGGCTGGCTCCCTCGGCGCTGGTCGGGCAACTCGGCGCTCAGGCCGGGCAGTGGGAAAGTGCGGTCGTGCGGGTGATGCCCACCGGCAAGATCGAGGTGCTGACCGGCAGCCATTCGCACGGTCAGGGCCACGAAACCACCTTTGCCCAGATCGCCGCCGAGGAATTCGGTATTCCGATGGAAGATGTGGTCATCGTTCACGGCGACACCGGCAAGATGCCCTTCGGCTGGGGCACCTACGGCTCGCGTTCGGCGGCGGTCGGCGGCAGCGCTCTGAAAATGGCGCTGGGCCGCATCAAGGACAAGGCCACCAAGATTGCCGCGCACCTGCTGGAAGCGGCTCCCGAAGATATTGAGGTCGCTGACGGGCAGTTTAAGGTGAAGGGCGTGCCGGAGGGCGGCAAGTCGTTCTTCGATGTGGCGCTGATGGCCCACCTGGCCCACAACCTCCCCGAGGGTATGGAGCCGGGCCTGGAAGCCCAGTACATGTATGACCCCAAGAACTTCGTCTACCCGTTCGGCACCCATATCGCGGTGGTCGAGCTGGACGCCGACACCGGCCACGTGCAGATGATCAAATATGTCTGCGTGGACGACTGCGGCCCACTGATCAACCCGCTGGTGGTGGAAGGGCAGGTTCACGGCGGCATTGCCCAGGGCTTTGGGCAGGCCATCCTGGAAGAAACGGTCTACGACGAGGATGGCACGATGCTGACCGGCTCATTCATGGAGTACAGCATGCCCCGCGCTGAAGACCTCCCCATGTTCGAGATCGACCACACCGTGACGCCCAGCCCGCACAATCCGCTGGGTGTGAAGGGCATCGGCGAGTCGGGCACGATTGCCAGCACTGCCGCCGTCGCCAACGCGGTCAACGACGCGCTGCAGGCTTTCGGCCACCACCATGTGGACATGCCGTTCACGCCCGAGAAGGTCTGGCGGGCCATGAAGGGCGGCGTGCAGCAGCTGGGACAGGCGGCGGACGACTGA
- a CDS encoding FAD binding domain-containing protein gives MYTTPFDYHRASSVQDALQMLADNPDAKLLAGGHSLIPTMKLRLASPSALIDISALDELRGIRTDGDTLILGAGVTHSELLYDKTVAEYAPLMPDMARWVGDPMVRNRGTVGGVVAHADPAADYPAGLLTLGAQFKLKSASGERVVGVDDYFLGMFETALQEGEIVTEIHIPRQVGKGAYEKFRHPASHYAIVGVAVVASPEGVKVAMTGAGPKAVRLSQVEAAIGSDLSEENIKRATENAVDAGSLLSDRFASAEYRAHLAGVLARRALMRVR, from the coding sequence ATGTACACCACTCCCTTTGACTACCACCGCGCCTCCAGCGTCCAAGATGCCCTCCAGATGCTTGCTGACAACCCCGACGCCAAGCTGCTGGCGGGCGGCCACTCCTTGATTCCCACCATGAAGCTGCGGTTGGCATCGCCCTCGGCCCTGATCGATATTTCAGCGCTCGACGAGTTGCGCGGCATTCGCACCGACGGCGACACGCTGATTCTGGGCGCGGGCGTGACCCACTCCGAACTGCTTTATGACAAGACGGTGGCTGAGTACGCGCCGCTCATGCCCGACATGGCCCGCTGGGTGGGCGACCCGATGGTCCGCAACCGGGGCACCGTGGGCGGTGTGGTGGCGCACGCCGACCCGGCTGCCGATTATCCGGCGGGCTTGCTGACGCTGGGCGCTCAGTTCAAGCTCAAGTCGGCCAGCGGTGAGCGTGTCGTGGGCGTGGACGATTACTTTTTGGGCATGTTCGAGACGGCGTTGCAGGAAGGCGAGATCGTCACCGAGATTCACATTCCGCGTCAAGTGGGCAAGGGCGCATACGAGAAGTTCCGGCACCCGGCCAGCCACTACGCCATCGTCGGCGTGGCAGTGGTCGCCTCTCCCGAAGGTGTCAAGGTTGCCATGACCGGAGCCGGACCGAAAGCCGTGCGGCTGAGCCAGGTGGAAGCCGCTATCGGCAGCGATCTGAGCGAAGAGAACATCAAGCGGGCCACCGAAAACGCGGTGGATGCGGGCAGTTTGCTGAGTGACCGATTTGCCAGCGCCGAGTACCGGGCGCACCTGGCGGGCGTGCTCGCGCGGCGCGCGCTGATGCGGGTGCGCTGA
- a CDS encoding MMPL family transporter, whose protein sequence is MQPLARLVTRRPWLVLVIWGVLALICAVPASLAPARLTADPGALTNSESGKVTALLADRFGERDSNTVLLVTQSAQPLTQLQSAKQYGTFIAGLKKVPGVTRVLPYDAQTAVKASSADDTLALTLAQIPLFEGATPALNRVREYVQTQKAPGFDIRVTGGQAIAADFTEFAEGDTKRSELTALPLTGMVLLFVFGALIAAGLPLLISLLSITAAMAGLYLLTFLIPTSTFAQSIITLLSLGAGIDYALLMVNRFREELKGGGGSERAAYRTVLTAGRSVAFSGVTVAMAMAALLLPPIPFVRSLGIGGVLAVLFTVLSSLTALPALLTLLGEKVNWPHLRPRWKGLEFGQSARESALWTALARRVTARPVLAVVASVLLLVTLALPARNMHIGYAGAWGLVEGVESRDALAAVRDLGAGGLLSQFEVILDLKDHKYGPADRVAFQQTVTRVRALPGVQAVISPFVDAELLRGGGSLNDLAALSRRSFSADRTLLRFTVVPSGYLRADQIDPFETRLRTALDASPYAYQLGGAPVGEREFSKAITSAIPTAVAAVFAGTFLLLMVAFRSLFIPLKSIVMNSLTVLAAYGVVTLVVQEGYGAALLGVPQDVGVLDASLPLLLFAVLFGLSMDYEIFLLSRVQEEHLRGHDNREAVVLAVGRTARIITSAAVIMFIVFVAFTFGRVVANKSIGLGLAVAVALDATLVRLVLVPGLLQLAGKWNWWLPGWLGKLLPKVELEH, encoded by the coding sequence ATGCAACCTCTGGCCCGACTCGTGACCCGCCGTCCCTGGCTGGTGCTGGTGATCTGGGGGGTGCTGGCGCTGATCTGCGCCGTACCCGCCAGCCTCGCGCCTGCCCGTCTCACTGCCGACCCCGGCGCACTCACCAACTCTGAGAGCGGCAAGGTGACGGCCCTGCTGGCCGACCGCTTCGGCGAGCGCGATTCCAACACCGTGCTGCTGGTTACCCAGTCGGCCCAGCCGCTCACCCAGCTGCAGTCGGCCAAACAGTACGGCACCTTTATCGCGGGCCTGAAAAAAGTGCCGGGCGTGACGCGGGTGCTGCCCTACGACGCCCAGACGGCAGTCAAGGCCAGCAGTGCCGACGACACCCTGGCCCTGACGCTGGCCCAGATTCCGCTGTTCGAGGGCGCGACGCCCGCGCTGAACCGGGTGCGCGAGTATGTCCAGACGCAAAAAGCCCCCGGCTTCGACATCCGGGTGACTGGTGGGCAGGCCATCGCCGCCGACTTCACCGAGTTTGCCGAGGGCGATACCAAGCGCAGTGAGCTGACGGCCCTGCCGCTGACCGGGATGGTGCTGCTGTTCGTGTTCGGGGCGCTGATCGCCGCCGGGCTGCCACTACTGATCAGCTTGCTGAGCATCACGGCGGCGATGGCGGGCCTGTATCTGCTCACCTTCCTAATTCCGACCAGCACCTTCGCGCAGAGCATCATCACGCTGCTGTCGCTGGGCGCGGGCATCGACTATGCCCTGCTGATGGTCAACCGCTTCCGCGAGGAGTTGAAAGGGGGTGGGGGCAGCGAGCGGGCCGCCTACCGCACCGTGCTGACCGCCGGGCGCAGCGTGGCCTTCAGCGGCGTCACGGTGGCGATGGCGATGGCGGCCCTGCTACTGCCGCCGATTCCCTTCGTTCGGAGCCTGGGCATCGGCGGGGTGCTGGCGGTCCTGTTCACGGTGCTCAGCAGCCTCACGGCGCTGCCTGCCCTGCTGACCTTGCTGGGCGAAAAAGTCAACTGGCCACACCTTCGTCCGCGCTGGAAAGGCCTGGAGTTCGGTCAGTCGGCCCGCGAGAGTGCGCTCTGGACCGCATTGGCCCGCCGGGTCACGGCCCGCCCGGTGCTGGCGGTGGTGGCCAGCGTGCTGCTCCTTGTTACGCTGGCGTTGCCCGCCCGCAACATGCACATTGGCTACGCGGGGGCCTGGGGCCTGGTGGAAGGGGTGGAATCGCGCGACGCACTGGCCGCCGTGCGCGATCTGGGTGCGGGTGGGCTGCTCTCGCAGTTCGAGGTGATTCTCGATCTGAAAGACCACAAATACGGCCCAGCAGACCGGGTTGCCTTTCAGCAGACGGTGACTCGGGTGCGGGCGCTTCCGGGCGTGCAGGCGGTGATCAGCCCCTTCGTGGACGCAGAACTGCTGCGCGGCGGCGGCTCGCTGAACGATCTGGCCGCTTTATCGCGCCGCAGTTTCAGCGCCGACCGGACGCTGCTGAGATTCACGGTGGTGCCCAGCGGCTACCTGCGCGCCGACCAGATCGACCCCTTCGAAACCCGGCTGCGGACTGCGCTCGACGCCTCGCCCTATGCTTATCAGCTCGGCGGCGCACCCGTCGGTGAGCGCGAGTTCAGCAAGGCCATTACCAGTGCCATTCCTACCGCCGTCGCTGCCGTCTTCGCGGGCACCTTTCTCCTCCTGATGGTCGCCTTCCGCAGCCTGTTCATTCCTCTCAAGAGCATCGTCATGAACAGCCTGACCGTGCTGGCGGCTTACGGGGTGGTCACACTGGTCGTGCAGGAGGGGTACGGGGCCGCGCTGCTGGGCGTGCCGCAGGACGTGGGTGTGCTTGATGCCAGCTTGCCGCTGCTGCTGTTCGCGGTGCTGTTCGGGCTGAGCATGGATTACGAGATTTTCCTGCTCTCGCGGGTGCAGGAAGAACACCTGCGCGGCCACGACAACCGGGAGGCGGTGGTGCTGGCCGTCGGGCGTACGGCCCGGATCATCACCAGCGCCGCCGTCATCATGTTCATCGTCTTCGTGGCCTTCACCTTTGGGCGGGTGGTCGCCAACAAGAGTATCGGGCTGGGCCTGGCGGTGGCGGTGGCCCTGGACGCAACGCTGGTAAGGCTGGTGCTGGTGCCGGGGCTGTTGCAACTCGCTGGAAAGTGGAACTGGTGGCTGCCGGGCTGGCTGGGCAAGCTGCTGCCGAAGGTGGAGCTGGAACACTGA
- a CDS encoding IS630 family transposase (programmed frameshift), which produces MAAWQPSKYTRAQLEERRLAALPIIQAGDTPNQQIADTFGVSINTIYSWKERLRYQGGLEATPTTGRPSRLTSEQRQQLCTLLQEGARAHHFPDETWTTPRVRDLIGRQLGVWYHVDHVRKLLHQLGFSLQRPQKGALEQNEQAVRTWVQITRPEVKKKVEDGATLIYLDEVGFSLKGVVRRTWAVRGKTPVVRLPASWHKLSTIGAITSKGQFLQHTQSGSIKTPDVLRFLDHLLHHISGDLVLVLDNAAIHRAKAVSAFVETHPRLSLVYLPPYSPELNPIEKVWAYIKRNILGNFCAKTTKELKTRLRSGWQRIRYIRLPQRLMAQTPI; this is translated from the exons ATGGCAGCCTGGCAACCTTCGAAATACACGCGTGCTCAGCTTGAGGAGCGGCGTCTCGCAGCGCTCCCCATAATCCAGGCAGGTGACACACCCAACCAGCAGATTGCCGATACCTTCGGTGTCTCGATCAATACCATTTACAGCTGGAAAGAACGGCTTCGCTACCAGGGCGGACTAGAAGCGACCCCTACTACCGGTCGTCCGTCCCGGCTAACCAGTGAACAACGCCAACAGCTCTGCACCCTCCTGCAGGAGGGTGCGCGTGCTCACCACTTCCCGGATGAGACCTGGACGACGCCCCGTGTCCGTGACCTCATTGGTCGTCAGCTCGGGGTGTGGTACCACGTTGACCACGTTCGCAAGCTGCTCCATCAACTGGGCTTCTCTCTCCAACGACCTCAGAAAGGCGCTTTGGAACAGAACGAGCAGGCCGTGAGAACCTGGGTGCAGATCACGCGCCCAGAGGTC AAAAAAAAGGTCGAGGACGGCGCAACGTTGATTTATCTGGATGAAGTTGGCTTCAGCCTGAAGGGAGTCGTACGGCGAACCTGGGCCGTGCGTGGGAAGACACCCGTCGTGCGTCTCCCCGCTAGTTGGCACAAATTATCGACCATTGGTGCGATCACGTCCAAAGGTCAGTTTCTGCAGCACACTCAATCGGGATCCATCAAAACACCTGACGTGCTGAGGTTCCTCGACCATCTGTTGCATCACATTTCCGGTGACCTGGTTCTGGTGCTCGACAATGCTGCGATTCATCGGGCGAAGGCTGTTTCAGCCTTCGTGGAAACCCACCCGCGCCTGTCACTGGTCTATCTTCCGCCCTACTCGCCAGAACTCAATCCAATTGAGAAAGTCTGGGCCTACATCAAGCGCAATATCCTGGGAAACTTCTGCGCCAAGACCACCAAAGAACTCAAAACCCGGCTTCGATCAGGGTGGCAACGAATTCGCTACATCCGACTCCCGCAGCGCCTGATGGCTCAAACCCCGATTTAA
- a CDS encoding GlcG/HbpS family heme-binding protein, whose product MTNRPANSVATPNISCRAALQLIQAARAAAERLGVDMAIAVTDTGGHLRAFERADHAPFLVAEVAINKAWTAASFGRATHVWNEIVQNPEVTPLNNHPRMTALGGGYPIVENGQVIGGIGISGGSSAQDQQAAEEALREMGFEVGDY is encoded by the coding sequence ATGACCAACCGTCCGGCAAATTCTGTGGCGACCCCCAACATCTCCTGTCGCGCGGCGCTTCAACTCATTCAGGCAGCCCGCGCCGCTGCCGAGCGCCTCGGCGTTGACATGGCGATTGCCGTCACCGACACAGGAGGGCACCTGCGGGCCTTCGAGCGGGCCGACCATGCGCCGTTTCTGGTGGCAGAGGTGGCGATCAACAAGGCCTGGACTGCCGCCTCGTTTGGCCGCGCCACCCATGTCTGGAACGAGATCGTGCAGAATCCGGAAGTAACCCCGCTCAACAACCACCCGCGCATGACGGCGCTGGGCGGCGGGTATCCCATCGTCGAGAATGGGCAGGTCATCGGCGGCATCGGCATCTCAGGCGGCAGCTCGGCGCAGGATCAACAGGCCGCCGAGGAAGCGCTGCGGGAAATGGGCTTCGAGGTGGGAGACTATTGA